The Candidatus Cloacimonadota bacterium nucleotide sequence ATTCTCTCCGCATAAAATCTGACGAAATGTTCAAATAAGATCGGAATATCCTCTTTTCTTTCCCGCAGAGGAGGTAGGTGAATTATAAATGAATTTAACCTGTGGAACAAATCTATCCTGAATTTTTTTTCCTCAACCATTTTTTCAATTTGCTGATTCGTGGCAGCAATGACCCTGACATCGATATCGATCTCTTGATGAGAACCGATTCTCCTGATCTTATTTTCTTCTAAAACTCTCAATAGTTTCATTTGCTGGGTTAATGGCATATCAGCTATTTCATCGAGGAAAAGAGTTCCTTTGTGAGCAATTTCAAACCAGCCGGATTTATTTTCTCTGGCATCTGTGAATGCTCCTTTTTTATGACCGAAAAATTCACTCTCAAATAAGTTTTCCGGGACAGCAGAACAATTTACATCATAGAAGTAGGCATTTTTCCGGGAACTCAGGTAATGAATCCCACGAGCAACGAGTTCTTTCCCGGTTCCGCTTTCGCCAGTAATCAAAATTGAGGTTTTGTCTGTTTTAGCAACTTTTGAGATCAGCTCGATAATGGATTTCATAGCAAGACTATTTCCAATCATTTGATGACCGGATTTTTCTTTTAATTCTCTGGAAACAACCGAATAGCTGAGTTTAATATCTTTCAGCCTGTTTTGCAAATCTATGTACCTGGAAGTTCTTTCAATCGCAGTCTGCATATCGATCAAGCGGAAAGGTTTTGTGAAAAAATCGGTTGCACCGAGTTTGATTGCCTGAATAACGGAATCCATATCTCCATGACCTGTCATCAGTATTACTTCGGTTTCAGGATGTGATTCTTTGATTTTTTTTAATACCTCAATGCCATTCATTTCAGGAAGTTTCAGGTCGAGCAAGACAATGTCGATTATATTTTTTTGAAGGATCTTAAAAGCTTCCGATGGGAGTTCAGCTTTAAAAGTGATGTAATTATTTAATTCCAGAAAATCTCCAATTTGCTCCCGATAGGATTTTTCATCATCGATTATCAATATTTTCAACTTTTCCATTTTTCTATCTCCTCTCACTCTTAATCTTGAATCCTTAATCCTAAACCTTTATTATATCCTTGGAAATTCAATCCTGAATTCAGTAAATTCATTTTCCTTACTTTCTGGAAATATTTTACCTTTCATTTCCTGAATAATACCGTAAATGATAGACAGTCCCAATCCGGTTCCTTTTTCAGGTTCTTTTGTAGTAAAAAAAGGATCAAAAATATTTGGTAAAATGTCTTCAGAAATACCGATTCCATTATCTCTGATAATGATAGAAATCTTATTTTCTTTTGAAAAAGTTTTGATAAAGATCTCTTTTTTATAATCCGTAGTTGTTAAAAATCTTGTTTTTTCCTCAACCGCATCTTTAGCATTAGAAAGCAAATTCAAAATGACCTGCTCTAATCTGTATTTATTTCCCAAAATAAAACCAATGCCCTCTTCCAGCATAGTTACTAATTCGATCAAGTGATCTTTGTATTGAGTTTGAACGATCAGTAAAGAGTTCCTGATCACTTCATTAACATCGACCTTTTCTACAACAACCGCTTCCTGATCTCGAGAAAAAGACCTGATATGCTGAATTATATGTTTGATCCTTTCGATCTGTTTAAAGAGAAAATCAAACTGTTCTTTCAG carries:
- a CDS encoding sigma-54-dependent Fis family transcriptional regulator, with the translated sequence MEKLKILIIDDEKSYREQIGDFLELNNYITFKAELPSEAFKILQKNIIDIVLLDLKLPEMNGIEVLKKIKESHPETEVILMTGHGDMDSVIQAIKLGATDFFTKPFRLIDMQTAIERTSRYIDLQNRLKDIKLSYSVVSRELKEKSGHQMIGNSLAMKSIIELISKVAKTDKTSILITGESGTGKELVARGIHYLSSRKNAYFYDVNCSAVPENLFESEFFGHKKGAFTDARENKSGWFEIAHKGTLFLDEIADMPLTQQMKLLRVLEENKIRRIGSHQEIDIDVRVIAATNQQIEKMVEEKKFRIDLFHRLNSFIIHLPPLRERKEDIPILFEHFVRFYAERMKKPIMNIDKNIFIKLSQYKFPGNIRELKNIAERAVILCERNKLKLNEVIISKTKNKEDFIDTEDLLNLDVIEKQTILKALERTNYVQIKAAELLNISRHALSRKM